The following are from one region of the Deinococcus planocerae genome:
- the pyrF gene encoding orotidine-5'-phosphate decarboxylase: protein MTFAAAVTERTRHLKTRLCVGLDPRLKAYRDVDHLRAHTLDVLEVTAPLAACVKPQLAFFEALGLRGFALLEEVCAAARLLGLPVILDGKRGDIGSTAEAYAQGWLGGPHAGDALTVNPFLGFGTLTPFVEAGRRNGGAVFVLVKTSNPDQADLQGHGVSERVAAEVARLGAEEDGEYAGVGAVVGATHPRDLAAFRALMPRALLLLPGLGAQGAAAADLAPAFHPGGTGALASASRAVQYADGLDVAASREAARRLRDELNAALG from the coding sequence GCCGCCGCCGTCACCGAGCGCACCCGCCACCTGAAGACCCGGCTGTGCGTGGGCCTCGATCCCCGGCTGAAGGCGTACCGGGACGTGGACCACCTGCGGGCGCACACGCTCGACGTGCTGGAGGTGACGGCCCCCCTCGCCGCCTGTGTCAAGCCGCAGCTCGCCTTCTTCGAGGCGCTGGGCCTGCGCGGCTTCGCGCTGCTGGAGGAGGTCTGCGCGGCGGCCCGGCTCCTCGGCCTGCCCGTGATCCTCGACGGCAAGCGCGGGGACATCGGCTCGACGGCGGAAGCCTACGCGCAGGGGTGGCTGGGCGGGCCACACGCGGGGGACGCGCTGACGGTCAACCCCTTCCTGGGGTTCGGGACGCTGACCCCGTTCGTGGAGGCCGGACGCAGAAACGGCGGCGCGGTCTTCGTCCTCGTGAAGACGAGCAACCCCGACCAGGCAGACCTCCAGGGGCACGGCGTCAGCGAGCGCGTGGCCGCCGAGGTCGCCCGCCTGGGGGCCGAGGAGGATGGCGAGTACGCGGGTGTGGGGGCGGTGGTCGGCGCGACCCATCCCCGCGACCTCGCCGCCTTCCGCGCGCTGATGCCCCGCGCCCTGCTGCTGCTCCCCGGCCTGGGAGCGCAAGGGGCCGCAGCCGCCGACCTCGCCCCCGCCTTCCACCCTGGGGGGACGGGGGCGCTGGCGAGCGCGAGCCGGGCCGTTCAGTATGCGGACGGGCTGGACGTGGCGGCGAGCCGGGAGGCGGCGCGGCGGCTGCGCGACGAACTGAACGCGGCGCTGGGCTGA
- a CDS encoding fasciclin domain-containing protein, whose translation MRTRLLAMSAVLLLAGPATAGGGANVPTGNTIAAVVSNDPNFSTLLSAVQAAGLTQTLAGPGPFTVFAPTNAAFAKVPADQLQALLNNPAQLRAVLLYHVVPGRVTSAQVAGLSSATTAQGGTLTVSASGGTVRINDATVTRADVPASNGVIHVIDTVLLPPS comes from the coding sequence ATGAGAACGCGTCTCTTGGCAATGAGCGCCGTCCTTCTTCTTGCGGGACCCGCCACAGCGGGCGGCGGCGCCAATGTGCCGACCGGAAACACCATCGCGGCGGTGGTGTCGAACGATCCCAACTTCAGCACGCTGCTCTCGGCGGTGCAGGCGGCGGGGCTGACCCAGACCTTGGCGGGACCCGGGCCGTTCACGGTCTTCGCGCCGACGAACGCGGCCTTTGCCAAGGTACCCGCCGACCAGCTTCAGGCCCTGCTGAACAACCCCGCGCAACTGCGGGCCGTGCTCCTCTATCACGTGGTGCCGGGGCGGGTGACCTCCGCGCAGGTGGCCGGGCTGAGCAGCGCGACGACCGCGCAGGGCGGCACGCTGACCGTCAGCGCGAGCGGCGGCACGGTGCGGATCAACGACGCGACCGTGACCCGGGCCGACGTGCCCGCGAGCAACGGCGTGATCCACGTGATCGACACGGTGCTGCTGCCGCCGAGCTGA
- a CDS encoding VanW family protein has protein sequence MTRTARRGMSPLGLALRLALLGGVSGAVGSAGLAPGTSRPPRPAPPLPLTLQVSAPEPVLRGGRVERPLLQRRYVLTLTPEQVRQVREQGSVAPLKSALEAVYARIDARKPRDAVFRRVGGVWTAQGQTGWTVRRDRAERAVLDALQEGRRTAQVEVGLTPPARSVRTLRERGVVAHLAAGESSFAGSPDFRVHNIRVGGGRLHGGWVEPGAVYDFNARTGAINRARGFVPGYVIAGGTLALEDGGGICQVSTTVFRAAYLAGLPIVERHAHSHQVAYYDPVGFEATVYAPSKNLRFRNDTGGPLLMQVSWDLERETLRVDLFGGPSDRQVQVSEPRVSDRRPALPPTFLADPGLAPGETRRVDMPASGMRVELVRRVQMKGGEVRTDRLLSRYRPWGGVFAVHPGDDRLR, from the coding sequence GTGACCAGAACCGCCCGCCGGGGCATGTCCCCGCTCGGACTCGCGCTGCGGCTCGCGCTGCTCGGCGGGGTGAGCGGCGCCGTGGGGTCGGCGGGCCTCGCCCCGGGGACGAGCCGACCACCGCGCCCGGCCCCTCCCCTGCCGCTCACCCTCCAGGTCAGCGCCCCCGAGCCCGTCTTGCGAGGCGGGAGGGTCGAACGGCCCCTCCTCCAGAGGAGGTACGTCCTGACCCTGACCCCGGAGCAGGTGCGGCAGGTGCGGGAGCAGGGGTCGGTGGCCCCTCTGAAGTCCGCGCTGGAGGCCGTGTACGCCAGGATCGACGCCCGGAAGCCGCGCGACGCGGTGTTCCGCCGGGTGGGCGGCGTGTGGACCGCCCAGGGGCAGACCGGGTGGACGGTGCGGCGGGACCGGGCGGAGCGGGCGGTGCTGGACGCCTTGCAGGAGGGGCGGCGCACCGCACAGGTCGAGGTCGGTCTCACCCCGCCCGCGCGGAGCGTGCGGACGCTGCGGGAACGGGGGGTGGTCGCCCATCTCGCGGCGGGCGAGTCGAGCTTCGCGGGCAGCCCGGACTTCCGGGTCCACAACATCCGCGTCGGGGGGGGCAGGCTGCACGGGGGGTGGGTGGAGCCGGGCGCCGTCTACGACTTCAACGCCCGAACGGGCGCGATCAACCGGGCGCGCGGCTTCGTGCCGGGCTACGTCATTGCGGGCGGCACCCTCGCGCTGGAGGACGGGGGCGGCATCTGCCAGGTCAGCACCACCGTCTTCCGCGCCGCGTACCTGGCGGGGCTGCCCATCGTCGAGCGGCACGCCCACTCCCATCAGGTCGCCTACTACGACCCGGTGGGCTTCGAGGCGACCGTGTACGCGCCGAGCAAGAACCTGCGCTTTCGCAACGACACGGGCGGGCCGCTGCTGATGCAGGTGTCCTGGGACCTGGAGAGAGAGACCCTGCGCGTGGACCTCTTCGGCGGGCCCTCCGACCGGCAGGTCCAGGTTTCGGAGCCCCGCGTCAGCGACCGCAGGCCGGCCCTTCCGCCTACCTTCCTGGCCGATCCCGGCCTCGCGCCCGGCGAGACGCGGCGGGTGGACATGCCCGCCTCCGGGATGCGGGTGGAACTCGTCCGCCGCGTGCAGATGAAGGGCGGCGAGGTCCGGACCGACCGCCTGCTCAGCCGTTACCGTCCGTGGGGCGGCGTCTTCGCCGTCCACCCGGGGGACGACCGGTTGCGGTAG